CTGACAGGCTTATCAATGTGTTTGGAGATGCTCTGGATAAGATCTTTGCCATAGAGTTAGGATTGAGTGCGGATACATATATGGCCTGTCAGGTATCAGAGCTTGATAAAATGGCACTTACCAGCAATTCTGATGCCCATTCTCTTTCTAAAATGGGGCGGGAATACAATATCCTTGAGATGGATCATTTGAGTTATACAGAGGTTATAAAAGCATTAAAGGGTGAAGATGGTAGGAGAATAGTATCAAATTACGGTTTAAATCCAGTGCTAGGTAAATATCATAGGACATTTTGTCTTGAATGTGGACATATTATTGATGCACATCCACCGGTTACTAAATGTCCAAACGATCCTAAGCATAAAGTGGTTATGGGCGTTAAAGATCGATTAACGGTTATTAGAGATAGGGAGGATTGTCCCATAGAATTAAATCGCCCGCCTTACCATTATCAAGTGCCCCTTGAGTTTTTACCTGGAGTAGGGCCCAAGACCATAGGGAAACTCCTGGATAAGTTTGGCACAGAAATGAATATACTGCATAGGGCGACTACTGATCAAATAGCCAGTGTAGTAGGTGAAAAGGTGGCTGATATGGTTATAAAAGGGCGGGAGGGAAAACTTAATATAGCACATGGTGGCGGAGGTGTATACGGAAAGGTCATTAGCTGACCTTTTTTTTATCTTATAAAAATATTTTTGATGTGATAATATAGATTGGAGAATGATAGGAGCAGATAAGGGGAGATTTTTTTATGATTTGTATAACTACAGCTCTTATATGGGAGGCCAAGCCAATAATAGAGTTTTATAGCATGAAACTTTATCATGAGAGTCCCCCATTTAAAGTATATAGGGGAGAGGATATAGTTTTGGTGGTAAGCGGAACAGGCAAGGTAAACGCAGCAACTGCTACTGCCCATGTACTTACCCTTTTAGATAATTTAGATGATTGGGCTGTCGTAAATATAGGTATATGTGGTACAAGATCAAAGAATTTGCCCATAGGTATGCCACTTCTTATAAACAGGGTCATAGATAATGGAACAGGTAGAGAGTTTTTTCCAGATATATTGCTTGACCATTCTATGAAGGAAGGAAATATAATGACATATGATCGGGTGATAGACGAAGAGGCAGATGTGCCCCATGATACCCAATTGCTAGATATGGAGGCTGCAGGTTTCTTTGAAGGAGCAGCTCATTTTCTCCCGCCTCATAGAATACAGGCCATAAAGGTTGTATCGGATTATGCCGACGCCTCGATCGGTATAATTGATAGGCATTTTATAGAAAAATGTATAGGGGATGCAATGCCTTATATAGATATATTCTTAACAAATTTAAATACATTCTTAAAAACCACTCTGGGGAATGGTTTGGATCATAATGATATGGTAAAATTAGAACGCATAAGAAGTCATTTGCATTTAACATCCACCCAATATTATCAGTTAAAGGATATGGCATATAGATATAAGTTGATGAATAAAAGGGATTTGCCAGACTTTCAAAATATAATGGATATGGAGATAAAGGTAAAACAGGAAGGTAAAAGGGCATTTGATATGATAAAGGCGGTGCTTTTAGATGAATAACTTTTCACACATATATATAGAAAAAGATGCTATAGACTATCCGGTTACAAAGGAGATATTAAGGCGATTTAAAAATAGTAGCATCATATATATAAATCATTATAAGGATGTATTTAATAGATCTAGGCAGAATTTTATGCTGCAGAAAAGATCCCAAAATCTTATCCTTGCTGTAAAGCAATCCCTATTTTTATATGAGGGACCGGATATATGTCAGAATTTTGGACATAAAAATTTTTACTATGCATCTACCATATTAAATTGCATATATGACTGTCACTACTGTTATCTTCAGGGTTTATATCCTTCTGCCAATATAGTGGTCTTTGTGAACATAGATGATTTTTTTATGGAGGTAGATAAATTTTTATACAAAGAACCTATTTATCTTTGTGTATCCTATGACACGGATCTCATGGCACTTGAGGGAATTATCCCCTATACTTCCAAGTGGATAAGGTTTGCAAAGGCAAGGCCGAAACTATTGATGGAAGTACGCACAAAGAGTGCTAATTATAAAACGATAGGGGATATGGAGCCATTAGAAAATGTGATACTTGCATGGACTCTATCTCCAAAGGAGATAATAGAACGCTATGAAGCTAGAACTCCTTCGTTAGATGCACGTCTAAAGGCAGCAAAATTGGCAATGGATCAAGGATGGAACGTGCGTATATCAATAGAGCCCATAATAAATATAAAAGGGTGGCGGGAGATATATAGGACATTTATAGAATATATATTTGCCTATCTTCCATCTAATGCTATCTATGATATAAATCTTGGACCATTTAGAATGAATAGGGAGTATTTTAAGACGATATATAAATTTAGAGCTGATACGGACGTATTTTGTCTGCCTATGGAATGCAAAGGCGATGTAGTATGCTGTAGCAATCAAAATAATATGGTACAATATATGTATGAAATCATATCAAAGTATTATCCTCAAGATAAGATCTATATCTAATTAAAGCACTATTTTTTTTATAGAAGGGGAGATATATATGTCTAAGATAAGTATAAAGTCGGCACCTAGCATAGAGTATGGAGAGTGTGTACGGATAGCGAATGGCTCCATAGATTTAGTAGTAACAGTAGGTACAGGGCCAAGGATTATAAGGTTTGGCTTTACAGGCGGACCAAATGAATTTTGTTCAGGTGTTCAAAATATTACCCCTGTGGAAGATGATTTTTGGTATATACATGGTGGTCACAGGTTTTGGCATAGTCCAGAGAATATGCCTAGAAGTTATATGCCCGATAATGATCCTGTACAATGGGAGGAGATATCAAATGGTATAAGGGTAGTACAAAAAGTAGAGCCATGGGTGCAGATACAAAAAGAGATGGAAATTACCATGTGCCCCGACAGCAATAAGGTGCGGGTAATGCACAGACTTACAAATAAAAATGCCTGGCCAATAGAGTTATCTGCATGGGGACTTTCTGTCATGGCGCCTGGTGGTAAGGAGATAATACCTCAGCCAAATAAGGATACGGGACTTTTACCTAATAGGGTATTGTCCCTTTGGCCATATACCAAGATGAATGATCCTAGGGTTTATTGGGGAGATAAATACATAACACTGACCCATGATCCATCTATGGAAGCTCCTTTTAAGATTGGTCTATCCAATGAGCATGGATTTGCAGCATATTTTAACCATGGTAATCTATTTATACTAAGATACAAGCATCAAAAAGATGCTACATATCCGGACTTTGGTGTATCTTATGAGACATATACTACTGATTTTATGGTGGAGATGGAAACATTATCTCCTTTGACCAAGCTCCCGCCTGATGGAAAATTAGAGCATTTAGAGGAGTGGGAGCTAGTAGGAGGCGTAGATATGCCGGATAATGATGAAGATAAGATTCAGGAAATAGCAAGTAAATTTCTAATATAGAAATAAGGTTGTTTTTTAGCAGTATGATAAATTTTATGGAACTTAGCAAGCAAAAATTACAAATAATTAAGTGGTAATATATATAGCAATATGCTATTATAGTACAGTAATACTAAATACTTAATATAATTTATGCATAACGGAGGGATTTTTATATGGGTAAGGTAAAGATAGGCATTATTGGTGCAGGATCCATAAGTCAATTTCATATCCATGGTTATCAACAATTGCCGGATGTAGAACTCACAGCCGTATGTGATATTAATGAGGAACGGGCTAAATTAGCAGCAGAAAAGTATGGTATACCTCATGTATTTACTGATTTTAATGAGATGCTAAAAAGTGTAGAGTTAGATGGCGTAAGCGTGTGCACATGGAATAATGCCCATGCTCCTGCTAGTATTGCTGCTCTTAAAGCAGGGGTAAATGTACTCTGCGAAAAACCCATGGCTATGAATGCAGGGCAGGCTGAGGAAATGCTTAAGGTTTCAAAGGAGACTGGCAAACTTCTCATGATAGGTTTTGTAAAGAGATTTGAGGACAAAACACAGCTGGTTAAAAAATTAGCTGATAACGGTGAGTTTGGAGATATCTACTATGCAAAGATAGGTTATACTAGAAGGCGTGGAAATCCTGGTGGTTGGTTCTCCAATAGGGAGCTCTCCGGTGGTGGTCCATTGATAGATTTAGGTGTTCATGTAATTGATCTGGTTAGGTATGTAATGGGTAAGCCCAAGGCAGTATCAGCTTATGGTAATACCTTTAATAAAATAGCTTCTAGGACAGATATAGTTCAGACTGGTGACTACAAAGCAGCTTCCAATCAGGGTGAAGATATAAACAACGTAGAAGATGCGGCAGTAGGTGTAATAAATTTTGATAACGGTGCTACCGTAACATTAGAAACCAGCTGGGTACAGCATGTAAAGGAAGGGCAAACGTACTTAGAGCTATATGGCTCAAAAGCAGGTATATCTTTAGAACCCAAAGTAGAAATATCCGGTGAAAAGGATGGTATGATGATAGATTGGGCACCTGTAGTATCATTTAATGATGATTTTCAGACCATATTTGATAGGGAAGTGGCCCATTATGTAGATTGTATAAAGAACGGTACAATCTGTAGAAATCCTGCAGAGGATGGAGTGGAAGTTATGAAGATATTGGATGCTGTATATGAATCTGCAGAGACTAAAAAAGATGTAAAAATAAAATAATTTTAATATTGAGATAGGTTATTAACTCTAAATATAAAAGGCTATGCAATAATATTGCATAGCCTTTTATTACATCACTGTACCGTGGCACTTTTTATATTTCTTGCCGCTATGGCAAAAGCAAGGGTCATTTCTTTCCCATTTAGTATCACAGAAAAGCTTTTGTTGTTCATTATTCTGTGTTTTAATTTCATGGGCAAGTTCTTTAAGCTTTGGAATAGCATGATCATAAAATTTTTTCCATCCGCTGCATAGCCAACTTATATTCTTAGGGTTGTTTCCGGCATATATTCTATGTTTT
This Xylanivirga thermophila DNA region includes the following protein-coding sequences:
- a CDS encoding endonuclease Q family protein; the encoded protein is MEQYFVDIHVHVGRSSNGRMIKYGTSRDLTLKNIAYESRYRKGINVIGVVDCISPWIIDDMEDMLERGELEEIPDGGMIYKDDLVILAGAEIETREPSYGCSVHSLVFMPDFKGIKELSNIMKMHMTNMENNAIISRLSGRELIDIVDDLGGIYIPAHVFTPYKGFYGACTDRLINVFGDALDKIFAIELGLSADTYMACQVSELDKMALTSNSDAHSLSKMGREYNILEMDHLSYTEVIKALKGEDGRRIVSNYGLNPVLGKYHRTFCLECGHIIDAHPPVTKCPNDPKHKVVMGVKDRLTVIRDREDCPIELNRPPYHYQVPLEFLPGVGPKTIGKLLDKFGTEMNILHRATTDQIASVVGEKVADMVIKGREGKLNIAHGGGGVYGKVIS
- a CDS encoding 5'-methylthioadenosine/S-adenosylhomocysteine nucleosidase family protein, producing MICITTALIWEAKPIIEFYSMKLYHESPPFKVYRGEDIVLVVSGTGKVNAATATAHVLTLLDNLDDWAVVNIGICGTRSKNLPIGMPLLINRVIDNGTGREFFPDILLDHSMKEGNIMTYDRVIDEEADVPHDTQLLDMEAAGFFEGAAHFLPPHRIQAIKVVSDYADASIGIIDRHFIEKCIGDAMPYIDIFLTNLNTFLKTTLGNGLDHNDMVKLERIRSHLHLTSTQYYQLKDMAYRYKLMNKRDLPDFQNIMDMEIKVKQEGKRAFDMIKAVLLDE
- a CDS encoding SPL family radical SAM protein; protein product: MNNFSHIYIEKDAIDYPVTKEILRRFKNSSIIYINHYKDVFNRSRQNFMLQKRSQNLILAVKQSLFLYEGPDICQNFGHKNFYYASTILNCIYDCHYCYLQGLYPSANIVVFVNIDDFFMEVDKFLYKEPIYLCVSYDTDLMALEGIIPYTSKWIRFAKARPKLLMEVRTKSANYKTIGDMEPLENVILAWTLSPKEIIERYEARTPSLDARLKAAKLAMDQGWNVRISIEPIINIKGWREIYRTFIEYIFAYLPSNAIYDINLGPFRMNREYFKTIYKFRADTDVFCLPMECKGDVVCCSNQNNMVQYMYEIISKYYPQDKIYI
- a CDS encoding Gfo/Idh/MocA family protein: MGKVKIGIIGAGSISQFHIHGYQQLPDVELTAVCDINEERAKLAAEKYGIPHVFTDFNEMLKSVELDGVSVCTWNNAHAPASIAALKAGVNVLCEKPMAMNAGQAEEMLKVSKETGKLLMIGFVKRFEDKTQLVKKLADNGEFGDIYYAKIGYTRRRGNPGGWFSNRELSGGGPLIDLGVHVIDLVRYVMGKPKAVSAYGNTFNKIASRTDIVQTGDYKAASNQGEDINNVEDAAVGVINFDNGATVTLETSWVQHVKEGQTYLELYGSKAGISLEPKVEISGEKDGMMIDWAPVVSFNDDFQTIFDREVAHYVDCIKNGTICRNPAEDGVEVMKILDAVYESAETKKDVKIK